A genomic window from Solanum stenotomum isolate F172 chromosome 10, ASM1918654v1, whole genome shotgun sequence includes:
- the LOC125878485 gene encoding U-box domain-containing protein 35, which produces MWAPPTAMNHGAPPLNKLIAVAIDKDRGSQIALKWAVDNLLARGQTIILIHVKVKASGTPFSQSGNRINQDGSNDGPGMSELDPQLKELFLPFRVFCTRKDIQCHDVVLEDADVVKAIIEYINRTAIEVLILGAAAKGGLLRFKIKDIPGNVLKGVPDFCTVYVISKSGKISSTRSAARLAPFIHPLRHQFTQNANVKSNSIEDSNVPPRGSISGIPKPVSDIPMSNLHSDTFNMKSPFTHRKGPNGKPYEISQPDTDISFVSSGRPSIDNMFPSFADTFDSGATPPRLSGFSDYEGQSFEPMPMGRRSLDIMPSEMSFLSMEGDRPSFSSTPDDVAAEMRRLKLELKQTMEMYSTACKEALTAQQKATELQRWKAEEQRRIEEARFAEEAALALAEKEKAKSRAALEHAEAAQRLAELESQKRINAEMKALKEAEERNKVLNKLSNSDFRYRRYSIEEIESATNYFAQSNKIGEGGYGPVYKCYMDHTHVAVKVLRPDAAHGRQQFQQEVEVLSCIRHPNMVLLLGACPEYGCLIYEFMSNGSLEDRLFQRGNSPALSWQHRFRIAAEIGAGLLFLHQSKPEPIVHRDLKPANILLDRNFVSKISDVGLARLVPPSVADTVTQYRMTSTAGTFCYIDPEYQQTGMLGIKSDVYSLGIIFLQILTAKPPMGLTHHVERAIDKGTFNDMLDSSVPDWPRDDALSLAKLSLKCSELRRKDRPDLSKVIMPELERLRTLGEETPCQTGFYSSNHSTNPSQASVSQASQHE; this is translated from the exons ATGTGGGCTCCACCAACAGCAATGAATCATGGGGCACCTCCATTGAATAAATTGATAGCTGTGGCCATAGACAAAGATAGAGGAAGCCAAATTGCTCTAAAATGGGCTGTTGATAATCTTTTAGCGAGGGGACAGACTATTATTTTGATCCATGTCAAAGTTAAAGCATCCGGCACTCCTTTTTCTCAATCAGGGAACA GAATAAACCAGGATGGTAGCAATGATGGACCAGGAATGAGTGAATTGGATCCACAGTTGAAGGAACTCTTTCTTCCTTTCCGAGTATTTTGTACACGTAAAGAT ATTCAATGTCATGATGTTGTGCTAGAGGATGCCGATGTGGTCAAAGCAATCATTGAATATATTAATCGAACAGCTATAGAAGTACTAATTCTTGGTGCAGCAGCAAAAGGCGGCCTTCTCAG ATTTAAAATCAAAGATATTCCTGGAAATGTGTTAAAAGGTGTTCCTGATTTCTGCACTGTGTATGTCATCTCCAAATCTGGAAAGATTTCATCTACACGATCTGCTGCTCGTCTCGCACCATTTATCCACCCACTACGTCACCAGTTCACGCAGAATGCCAACGTCAAATCTAATTCAATTGAAGATTCTAATGTCCCTCCCAGAG GTTCTATATCTGGGATTCCAAAGCCTGTATCTGATATACCCATGTCCAACCTTCATAGTGATACATTCAACATGAA GTCCCCTTTCACTCATAGGAAAGGCCCAAATGGCAAACCATATGAGATTTCTCAGCCAGATACTGACATATCCTTTGTCAGTTCTGGTAGGCCAAGTATTGACAATATGTTTCCTTCATTTGCTGACACCTTTGATAGCGGAGCAACCCCACCCCGGCTATCAGGTTTCTCTGATTATGAGGGGCAAAGTTTTGAACCCATGCCCATGGGGCGCAGATCGTTGGACATCATGCCATCAGAGATGTCATTTCTCTCAATGGAGGGTGATAGACCATCATTCTCCTCGACACCG GATGACGTAGCAGCAGAAATGAGAAGGCTGAAACTGGAGCTCAAGCAAACAATGGAAATGTACAGTACAGCTTGCAAGGAAGCACTCACAGCACAACAAAAG GCAACAGAACTCCAGCGCTGGAAAGcggaagaacaaagaagaataGAAGAGGCTAGATTTGCAGAAGAAGCTGCATTAGCACTTGCAGAGAAGGAAAAGGCAAAATCTAGAGCTGCCCTTGAGCATGCGGAGGCAGCTCAGAGGCTTGCAGAACTAGAATCTCAGAAGAGAATTAATGCAGAAATGAAAGCTCTAAAAGAAGCAGAAGAGAGGAATAAGGTACTAAATAAACTTTCAAATTCAGATTTCAGGTATAGAAGGTATTCGATAGAGGAGATCGAATCTGCAACGAACTACTTTGCTCAATCTAATAAAATTGGAGAAGGAGGTTATGGACCAGTGTACAAGTGTTACATGGACCACACACATGTTGCAGTTAAGGTCCTTCGCCCTGATGCAGCTCATGGAAGACAACAATTTCAACAAGAG GTTGAAGTATTGAGCTGCATACGACATCCTAATATGGTGCTTCTTCTAGGAGCATGTCCCGAGTATGGGTGCTTAATATATGAGTTTATGTCCAACGGAAGCTTAGAAGACCGTCTATTCCAGAGAGGAAATTCACCAGCACTCTCTTGGCAGCATAGATTTAGAATTGCTGCTGAAATAGGTGCTGGTCTGCTTTTCTTACACCAAAGCAAACCAGAACCAATAGTGCACCGTGATCTAAAACCAGCAAATATTCTACTAGATCGAAACTTTGTGAGTAAGATTAGTGATGTTGGTTTGGCTCGGCTTGTCCCTCCATCAGTGGCAGATACTGTAACTCAGTATCGAATGACATCAACTGCTGGAACTTTCTGCTATATAGACCCCGAATATCAGCAAACAGGGATGCTTGGTATAAAATCTGATGTCTACTCTTTAGGTATCATATTCTTGCAGATACTAACAGCCAAGCCACCTATGGGTTTAACTCACCATGTTGAGAGGGCAATCGATAAAGGTACATTCAACGATATGCTTGATTCATCCGTTCCTGATTGGCCCCGTGATGATGCTTTAAGCCTTGCTAAGTTATCGCTCAAATGTTCTGAGCTAAGAAGGAAAGATAGACCAGATCTAAGCAAGGTTATTATGCCGGAATTAGAGAGATTGAGAACACTTGGTGAAGAAACTCCATGCCAAACAGGGTTCTATAGTTCAAACCACTCAACAAATCCGAGTCAAGCTTCCGTCTCCCAAGCAAGTCAACACGAATAG
- the LOC125878509 gene encoding mitochondrial import inner membrane translocase subunit PAM16 like 2-like isoform X2, with the protein MAAKILANLIAMGSSILARAFVQAYRQALSNASKNGVAQEAVQNIKRSSKTMTEAEARQILGVTEDSSWEEIVQKYDNLFERNAKNGSFYLQSKVHRAKECLEEVHKPKEPETK; encoded by the exons ATG GCTGCAAAAATTCTTGCTAATTTAATTGCAATGGGCTCTTCTATATTGGCAAGGGCTTTTGTTCAAGCATATCGTCAGGCATTGTCCA ATGCCTCGAAGAATGGTGTTGCTCAAGAAGCAGTGCAGAATATTAAAAGATCTAGCAAAACCATGACGGAAGCAGAGGCAAGACAGATTCTTGGTGTCACAGAGGATTCATCATGGGAAGAAATTGTGCAG AAGTATGACAACTTGTTTGAGCGAAATGCTAAAAACGGGAGTTTTTACCTTCAATCAAAGGTACATAGAGCTAAAGAGTGTTTGGAAGAAGTTCACAAACCTAAAGAACcagaaacaaaataa
- the LOC125878503 gene encoding uncharacterized protein LOC125878503, protein MKRLWEELSTLHVKTQCKCNCSCGAKESVFRAEQERRLIQFLMGLNETYTAVRGNILMMNPLPSLAQTFSLLVQDEKQREIKPNTQLFMESTALNAGNSGKMMMESGSFNASSSGGASTSRQPRQNAAGNNNFRTNYSQTTTYNGNRGRLVCDYCRKTGHTRDRCYKLHGYPQANPQQSNNNQNSQNGYRSNNQNFRNTKGKGPMNDVHGFSSNVMTNGCEEHAGTHDTQSPKLTREQYEQFVNLLQHFQSESRGDNASNMDHVNGNVNFAGPFNEEASGNW, encoded by the exons ATGAAGAGATTGTGGGAGGAATTAAGCACTCTACATGTTAAAACTCAGTGTAAATGCAACTGCAGTTGTGGAGCAAAGGAGAGTGTTTTCAGAGCAGAACAAGAGAGAAGATTAATTCAATTCCTTATGGGACTGAACGAGACTTATACTGCAGTTCGAGGAAACATCCTTATGATGAACCCGCTACCATCGCTTGCACAAACTTTTTCACTGTTAGTGCAGGATGAAAAACAGCGAGAAATCAAGCCTAACACTCAGCTGTTCATGGAGTCTACTGCTCTTAATGCAGGTAATTCTGGAAAAATGATGATGGAATCAGGCTCATTCAATGCTAGTAGTTCAGGAGGAGCCAGTACCTCTAGACAGCCTCGTCAAAATGCAGCAGGTAACAACAATTTTAGAACCAACTACTCTCAGACAACTACTTATAATGGAAATAGGGGTCGTCTAGTATGTGACTACTGCAGGAAGACAGGCCATACTAGGGACAGATGCTATAAACTTCACGGATACCCACAAGCCAATCCTCAACAATCAAACAACAATCAGAATTCTCAAAATGGATATCGCAGTAACAATCAGAATTTCAGGAATACCAAAGGCAAAGGTCCTATGAATGATGTGCATGGTTTCTCATCCAATGTGATGACGAATGGATGTGAGGAACATGCTGGTACACATGATACACAGAGTCCCAAGCTGACAAGAGAACAATATGAGCAGTTTGTGAATCTACTGCAACATTTCCAATCAGAGAGTCGCGGGGATAATGCTTCAAACATGGATCATGTAAATGGCAATGTGAACTTTGCAG GCCCCTTCAATGAGGAGGCCTCTGGAAATTGGTAA
- the LOC125878509 gene encoding mitochondrial import inner membrane translocase subunit PAM16 like 1-like isoform X1: MVSYFGNYAIMLFLRQAAKILANLIAMGSSILARAFVQAYRQALSNASKNGVAQEAVQNIKRSSKTMTEAEARQILGVTEDSSWEEIVQKYDNLFERNAKNGSFYLQSKVHRAKECLEEVHKPKEPETK; the protein is encoded by the exons ATGGTATCTTATTTCGGCAACTATGCAATCATGTTGTTCTTGAGGCAGGCTGCAAAAATTCTTGCTAATTTAATTGCAATGGGCTCTTCTATATTGGCAAGGGCTTTTGTTCAAGCATATCGTCAGGCATTGTCCA ATGCCTCGAAGAATGGTGTTGCTCAAGAAGCAGTGCAGAATATTAAAAGATCTAGCAAAACCATGACGGAAGCAGAGGCAAGACAGATTCTTGGTGTCACAGAGGATTCATCATGGGAAGAAATTGTGCAG AAGTATGACAACTTGTTTGAGCGAAATGCTAAAAACGGGAGTTTTTACCTTCAATCAAAGGTACATAGAGCTAAAGAGTGTTTGGAAGAAGTTCACAAACCTAAAGAACcagaaacaaaataa